The Flammeovirga pectinis genomic interval TAATCCCATGAAGAAAAGAAGTACCACAACAACTAGAATCATACCCGAAATAATACTATTCTCTAGGTTAGCTAGAGATGTTTTCATTTCATTAGACTGTGATTCAGTAATTACAATATCCAAGTTACTTGGTAAATAACTTTCTTTTGCTCCATCCAATGCATCCATAATCTTATCTGTAGCTTCAATAAGGTTTTCACCACCTCTTTTTACTACTTTAAGTGATACTACAGGATATGCTCCTCTTTCTGTAAAATTAGAAGATGCTAAACGAGCATAACTTTTTCGCTCAACATAGCTATCTTCTACTTCTGCTAAATCTTTAAGATAAATTGTATTCTGATCTTCAGATTTTACAATTACATTTCTTATTTCTTCAACATTTTTAAACTCACCATCTACACGTAATGCTCTACGGAAACCATTTCCCATTTTTACATCACCGCCAGACATTGTTATGTTTTCGTTAGAAATAGCATTCGATATATCAGTGAACGACAATTGCATTGCATCCATCTTATATAGATCTGCATTAATCTGAATTTCACGTTCTACCGAACCAGTGATATCTACACGAGAAACTTCTCTAAATTCTTCTAATTCATCTTGAAGATCTTCTGCATAATCTTTCAATTTCTGAATTTCAAAATCACCAGAAAGATTAATCACCATAATAGGAATCTCAGAGAAGTCCATTTCTTGAACATCAGGATCTTGATCTAAATCTGTAGGTAATTCACTTTTTGATTTATCTACAGCATCTTTAGTATCCTGTAATGCTTTAGAAATTTCAACATCTTCATTAAATTCCACTGTAATAACAGAAAAATCTTGTGCAGAAGTAGAGATAATTTCTTTTACACCTTTCATAGATTTCAACTCCTTTTCAATAGGTCGTGTAATTAACGATTCTATATCTACAGGAGAGTTACCTGGGTGCATTGTACGTATGTAAACCATTGGAATACGAATCTCAGGAAATTGTTCCTTCGGCATTCCAACGTATGAAAACATACCAAATACAGCAATAATTATTGTAAGAATAAATATTGAAGTACTATTACTAATTGAGAAACTACTTAAACCAAATTCCTTGGCTTGCGTATCCTCATTGTTTGAATTTTTGTTAGGTTCCATTCTTCGTTTGCTTCAAATTAAATCTGATAATCCACGATTCTCACTTGTTCGCCATTAATAACTTCAGAATAACCTTTATCAATTACTCTAGCGTTGGCTTCTATTCCTTGTGTAATAAGTGTTTTACCTTGGTATGATTTACCTGTTGTAACAGGAACTTTTGTTACCACATTTTGTTTTCCATCTTTTACAGCTAAAACATAAGTGAATGTTTCTCCTTTTGTATTTTTCTGAACAAGATTACTTGGAATAGCGACTGCATTTTTCTCAGAGAAATCATTAATACGTACTACTGCCATTGTATTCGGTTTAATATTTAAACCTCTTTCAGCAATTCTCATTCTAATTTTGAATGTTCTGTTCACTTGGTTAATCGTCTGACCAACTACATCAACATGCATGTTTCTTTCGATATCCAACATTGGAAATCTTACTAAAACCTTGTCGCCTTTTTTAACTACACGACTATAAGCTTCAGAAACCTCTGCAACAATCTCAATTCTTGATAAATCAACAATTCTTGCATACGGCTGACCTGCTGGTGCCATTTCTCCTTCTTTCATAAAAATCTCATCGATTTTACCAGAAATTGGAGCAATTACATACCCTTTATTCTCTTGTTCTTTTAAGCTGGCTAATTTAGCTTCTAAAGACTCTT includes:
- a CDS encoding efflux RND transporter periplasmic adaptor subunit, with protein sequence MLSKYKFLGLLAIITLFNSCAEEKETVEQKQAKVIDYKQKITVLEKEISVMNAGKEEVIQLKPVTIYDATPITFNHFVDVPGDVTSNRNVVVAPETTGRLLKRYVAEGAYVKRGQYLAKLDVELVQKQIDELNTSLELANVLFEKQDKLWKQGIGSEVQYLQAKNNKESLEAKLASLKEQENKGYVIAPISGKIDEIFMKEGEMAPAGQPYARIVDLSRIEIVAEVSEAYSRVVKKGDKVLVRFPMLDIERNMHVDVVGQTINQVNRTFKIRMRIAERGLNIKPNTMAVVRINDFSEKNAVAIPSNLVQKNTKGETFTYVLAVKDGKQNVVTKVPVTTGKSYQGKTLITQGIEANARVIDKGYSEVINGEQVRIVDYQI